From one Rhodamnia argentea isolate NSW1041297 chromosome 1, ASM2092103v1, whole genome shotgun sequence genomic stretch:
- the LOC115727738 gene encoding protein ACCELERATED CELL DEATH 6-like: MERTRFQFQSLKMDGDRVSITIKDSEIWEQRRARLKALELLNKPHRPAELKLRVNPRLQAAVKGGDVDNFIEALEKYSAEERVSLSDIIDMQGPSGNSLLHVAAGIENSDILRALLEVIPDKQSTTKANFRGDTALHVAARAGRIHVAKLLLDCDGIAGMANDVGNTALHEAVKNSHYGLTRLLLNGGSHLVYEENRERKCPLYLAVETGDSGILVLLMEAVDRDDKFRWSRVEGMSPVHGAVMHQRLEMLKEMSKRKKELFHLSDAGGGTPLHLAAYINYVEGVKFLVEEFASSTVEYDKEGYLPIHVASKMGHLETIKELLLHWPDPEELLNFKEGQNILHVAAKYGRASIVKYTLGNPELEKLLNAKDKEGNTPLHVATLQWQPEVLLSLTRHNRVDLKLVNNSNLTALDIVDEQLRKIDAPLHQSLTRTILLSAGAPRSKDKAICQPKGLGPGKDLVPPDLDRLKDEANSRMVVATLIAAMTFAAGFSIPGGYNGSEPDAGIATMLNKPMYDIFVICNTVAMFSSIIAVVILLWRQINDSHAVLHALGKARLPLLISLASMSVAFMAGVYVTASKRTWIAVMTLIIGITTLFVILSLYVAFFVPLGYNCRLVQLLADYIIRAGISISRSVTVERATWQPEYTLGMLKPGA; encoded by the exons GCGGCTACAAGCCGCCGTGAAAGGAGGTGACGTCGATAACTTCATCGAGGCCCTCGAGAAGTACTCCGCCGAAGAGAGGGTCTCTTTGTCCGATATCATAGACATGCAGGGGCCGTCCGGGAACTCGTTGCTCCATGTTGCGGCAGGCATCGAGAACTCTGACATCCTCCGAGCCCTCCTTGAGGTCATCCCCGACAAGCAGAGCACCACCAAGGCGAACTTCCGAGGGGACACTGCGCTCCATGTCGCAGCCAGAGCTGGAAGGATCCACGTGGCCAAGCTCCTCCTCGACTGCGATGGGATCGCAGGCATGGCGAACGACGTGGGCAACACGGCGTTGCACGAGGCTGTGAAGAACAGTCACTACGGGTTGACTCGTCTGCTCCTGAACGGAGGGTCGCATTTGGTGTATGAGGAGAACAGAGAGCGTAAGTGCCCGCTGTATTTGGCGGTCGAGACGGGGGACTCGGGGATTCTGGTGCTTTTGATGGAGGCGGTGGATAGGGATGATAAGTTCCGGTGGTCGAGGGTGGAAGGCATGTCGCCGGTTCATGGAGCCGTGATGCATCAAAGGTTAG AAATGCTAAAAGAGATGTCGAAGCGAAAGAAAGAGCTATTTCACTTAAGCGACGCCGGAGGTGGTACTCCCCTCCATCTGGCGGCATACATCAATTATGTAGAAGGAGTCAAATTCTTGGTCGAGGAGTTCGCTTCAAGCACTGTCGAATACGATAAAGAGGGCTATCTTCCGATTCACGTCGCATCCAAGATGGGTCATCTCGAAACGATCAAGGAGCTGCTTCTGCATTGGCCAGATCCGGAAGAGTTGCTGAACTTTAAGGAAGGGCAGAACATACTTCACGTCGCGGCAAAGTACGGAAGGGCCTCCATAGTGAAGTACACACTCGGTAATCCCGAGCTTGAGAAGCTCCTAAATGCGAAAGACAAGGAAGGAAATACGCCTCTCCATGTGGCCACATTGCAGTGGCAACCCGAGGTTCTGCTCTCCCTCACCCGGCACAACAGGGTCGATCTTAAGCTTGTGAACAACAGCAACTTGACAGCTCTCGACATTGTAGATGAGCAACTGAGAAAAATCGATGCTCCACTTCACCAG AGCTTGACACGAACAATCTTACTGTCTGCTGGAGCACCTAGAAGCAAAGACAAAGCAATTTGTCAACCAAAAGGCTTAGGTCCGGGGAAAGATTTGGTGCCTCCGGATTTGGATAGACTAAAGGATGAGGCCAATTCCCGTATGGTCGTGGCAACGCTCATTGCTGCTATGACATTCGCTGCCGGCTTTTCTATTCCTGGAGGATATAATGGCTCTGAACCAGATGCGGGGATAGCCACGATGTTGAACAAGCCCATGTATGACATCTTTGTGATTTGCAACACCGTTGCCATGTTCAGCTCGATAATTGCAGTTGTGATCCTTCTCTGGAGACAGATCAACGATTCGCACGCGGTGCTTCACGCCCTTGGAAAGGCGAGGCTACCGCTACTCATTTCTCTCGCCTCAATGTCCGTGGCCTTCATGGCGGGGGTCTACGTGACCGCAAGCAAACGCACTTGGATTGCCGTCATGACCTTGATCATCGGAATCACCACCCTCTTCGTCATCTTGAGTCTTTATGTTGCCTTTTTCGTTCCGCTTGGGTACAATTGTCGTCTCGTCCAGCTCCTTGCCGACTACATCATTAGAGCTGGTATATCAATTTCAAGAAGTGTAACCGTAGAGAGGGCCACGTGGCAGCCTGAGTATACTCTTGGGATGCTGAAACCTGGTGCCTGA